In Flavobacterium piscisymbiosum, the sequence AGGAATTGTATCCGCTTAGAACTTGTAATTATGATTTAAGTAAATCCAACATCGATTCAGGTAAATTCAAAGTTTGTCTCGAATACCATATTGGCAATTGCAAAGGTCCTTGCGAAGGTCTTGAACCACTTGAAGAATATCAAAGACAAGTCGATGCGATCCGCGAAATCCTGAAAGGGAATTTTAAAGAAAGCATGAAAGATTTTAAGCGATTGATGAACCAATATGCTCAGGATTTACGTTTTGAAGAAGCGCAGAAAATCAAAGAAAAAATAGAAGTTCTCGAGAATTACCAATCGCGATCTACGATTGTAAACCCCAAGATTACCAATATCGATGTTTTTTCGATCGTGTCTGACGAAAGTACTGCTTATGTCAACTTTCTTCAAATTTCGCACGGATCGATCATTCGTTCGCATACTTTAGAAATGAAGAAAAAGCTCGATGAAACCGATGAAGAATTGTTAGAACTGGCGATTATCGAACTTCGCGAACGTTTTCAGTTACTTTCAAAAGAAATCATTGTTCCGTTCGAAATGAATTTGGGCGAAAACATCAAAACAACCGTACCGCAATTGGGTGACAAAAAACAAATTCTGGATTTGTCGATTCGTAACGCCAAATTTTACAGAATCGAACAGCTCAAACAATTGCAAATTGTAGATCCGGACCGACACACCAATCGTATCATGGCGCAAATGCAAAAAGACTTGCGATTGCCTGTTGAACCACGCCATATAGAATGTTTTGATAACTCGAATATTCAGGGAACAAATCCCGTTGCGGCCTGTGTCGTTTTTAAAGACGGAAAAGCCAGCAAAAAAGATTACCGTCATTTTAATGTAAAAACCGTCGAAGGTCCGGACGATTTCGCCTCGATGACCGAGATTGTCTATCGCCGTTACAAAAGATTATTAGAAGAAAACCAACCTTTGCCGCAATTAATCATCATCGATGGTGGAAAAGGACAACTTTCTGCCGCATTAAAAAGTATCGATGCATTAGAATTACGCGGAAAAATTGCCATTATCGGGATTGCAAAACGTCTCGAAGAATTATTTTATCCCGGAGATTCTATCCCATTATATCTCGATAAAAAATCCGAAACATTAAAAGTAATTCAGCAATTACGAAACGAAGCGCATCGATTCGGGATCACTTTTCATCGTGATAAACGAAGTAAAGCAGCCCTGAATTCCTCAGTAGAAAGCATTCCGGGCATTGGCGAAAAAACCATGCTTACGTTAATACAACATTTCAAAAGTGTTAAAAGATTGAAACTCGCAACCGAAAAAGAAATATCTGATGTCGTTGGTGTATCAAAAGCCAAAAAAATTGTCGACTTTTACAAAACCAACTAGTTATTTTTTATGCGCCCAATCCAGCTGTCCATTTCAAATACTCGGTCAAAACGATTTTTTTCTATTGCAAAAAAAGGAGCTTCTAAAGTCGCTCTTTTTTTACAGGAAAAAATATCGTTTTGCCTCTCGCAGTTTTCCATTTCCATCTGGGGCGTACAGTTGGTGCTTTTCACGCTTTTATTTTTCAACACACAAAACTCTTTTTCACAAGAAAATACCGAAAAGGCAAAACAGGACGAAGCCAAAAGACCCAAAATAGGTTTGGTTTTAAGTGGCGGAGGCGCAAAAGGATTTGCACACATAGGAGTTCTAAAAGTTCTCGAAGAAGCCGGAATCAAAATCGATTATATTGGCGGAACCAGCATGGGATCTATCATTGGCGGACTTTATGCTTCCGGTTACAACGCCACTCAAATTGATTCGATTTTTAAAAGAACCAATTTCGACGAACTTATAAATGACTACATTCCGCGTTCCTCAAAAAACTTTTACGGCAAAAAAAATGACGAATTATATGCGATAGTTTTACCATTCAGCAATTTTAGAGTCGGGATTCCAGAGGCACTTTCAAAAGGAATGTACAATTACAATTTACTAAGCAGTCTTACCCGTAACGTGCGTCATGTACGTGATTTTAATAAACTTCCAACTCCGTTTTTATGTATTGGTACCAATATCGAAACCGGCGAAGAAGTTTTACTAAACAAAGGGAATCTGGTCCAGGCCATGATGGCAAGTGCCGCTTTTCCATCCTTATTTACTCCCGTAGAAATCGACGGCAATTTATTGGTCGATGGCGGTGTAGTAAACAATTATCCTATTCAGGAAGTTCGCAATCTTGGCGCTGATATTATTATTGGTGTCGATGTTCAGGACGATTTAATGAAACGAAAAAACCTGAAAAACGCTACCCGAATATTAGTTCAGATTACCAATTTGCAGTCGATTGATAAAATGAAAAACAAAATAAAAGATACTGATGTTTATATCAAACCAGACATTCGTGATTATGGCGTTATTTCATTCGACAAAGGCGAACAAATTATCAGAAAAGGTGAAGAAGCCGCTTTTGCCGTTTACGAAAAAATTAAAACATTGGTAAACGAAGACAATTTTTACAAAAAACCAAAACTAAAAATTGCTACCGATACCATACAAATAGAGAAAATAAATAGCGACAAACTAGACAATTATACCAGAGAATACATTCGCGGAAAACTTCGTTTCAAACCAGGAAGTACCATTACATACGATGATCTTAAAGCAGGAATCAACAACTTAAATGCTACTCAAAACTTTAGCGCGATCTCTTATTGCCTGCAACCAGATGGCACAAAAGACGATCTTGATTTGGTTTTAAAAGAAAATCCAACACAAACCTACCTTAAACTTGGGCTGCATTATGACGGACTTTATAAAAGTGCTATACTATTAAATCTTACTCATAAAAAAACATTTCTAAAAAATGATGTAACATCGCTGGACATTATCCTTGGCGACAATTTCAGGTACGATTTAAACTATTATGTCGAAAATGGTTTCAACATTAGCTTTGGGTTTCGTTCAAGAATGAATCAGTTTAATCGAAATGTAACAACGAGCATTAGTAATTTGTTTGCTCAAAATTCAAATGTAAATTTGATTAATGTCGATTTTTTAGACATCACCAATCAGGCTTATTTTCAGACCATCTTTGTACAAAAGTTTTTAATGGGTGGCGGTCTGGAATATAAATACCTAAAAATAGACTCGCCAACTCTTTCTAACACAGAAAATACTATCGAGAAAAGTAATTATTTCAGCCTTTTTGGATATTTAAAATACGATTCGTTCGATAATAAATATTTCCCTCATACTGGTTTATATTTTTCCGGAGAGTTACAAACCTATTTGGCATCATCAGATTATACGAAACAATTCAAGCCTTTCTCGATTGCAAAAGCCGAGATTGCTATTGCGAGAACTTTATTCAGGAAAGCCACCATTAAAATTGGAGCCGATGCAGGATTTAATATTGGCAGTGACAGCGTTCCGTTTTTCGATTTTATACTAGGAGGCTTTGGATACAGCAAAATCAACAACTTTAATTATTTTTATGGATACGACTTTCTAAGCATTGCCGGAAATAGTTTTATAAAGGCCGAAATTAATTTAGATTACGAAATTTTAAAAAAGAATCACATTAACTTTACTGCCAATTTCGCCAACTTAGGCGATGATATTTTTACTGGTGTCGACTGGGTTTCTATGCCTAAATATTCAGGATATGCTGTAGGTTACGGCTTAGAAACAATTATTGGCCCAATCGAGATCAAACAATCATGGTCTCCTGAAATGTCTAAAAGTTTTACATGGTTTAGTATCGGGTTCCAATTCTAATACATTTAAGCTAAAACATTAACCCAATAAATATTAATATTTTATACTTAAAAATATTTTTAATGTTTTTTTAGCGTTAATAATTAATACAATATATAATTTAAATCAATAAAAATTACGACATTTGTTATAATGAAAACAAAATGGACAGGTTTATTAGAGTATCTTCAATTCCTTATCAAGAGAAATCCTGAATAAAACTACCGAATTGAGATAATTAGGCAATGACAACATTGAGCTAATTATCTGTTCACACAATTCAAATTTTTCGAATTATCTAATTTACAATTATCTAATAGAAAAGCCATGCCATTATATCATAAACTCGGAAACTTTCCTCAAAAAAGACACACCCAATTCGAAAAACCCAACGGAGGTTTTTATTACGAACAATTATTTGGCACCGAAGGTTTTCACGGACACTCATCATTGTCTTATCATGTTCACAGGCCTACACAGGTTAAAGAAATTTTAAACTCTTATTCGGTTGAACCAAAAATTGCAATCGGAAAAAATATAAAATCATTACTTTTTAAAGGTTTCGAATTGAAACCTGAAAATGATTTTCTGGACAGTCGCAAAGCCATGTTGGTCAATAAAGACTGTATCATTGGTTTAGCTGCTCCAAAAGAATCACTTCGAAATTATTTCTATAAAAATGCCGATGCCGATGAAATGCTTTTCATCCATAAAGGAAAAGGAAAACTAAGAACCATGTTAGGGAATATTCCTTTTGAATATGGAGATTATTTGATCATTCCAAGAGGTATTATTTACCAAATAGAATTTGAAACAACAGAAAACCGACTTTTTTATGTCGAGTCATATTCTCCTTTTTATACTCCAAAACGTTATAAAAACCAATCAGGACAACATTTAGAACATTCTCCATTTTGCGAGCGTGATTTTATTTTACCAAACGAACTGGAAACGCATGATGAGAAAGGTGATTTTTTAATTAAAATCAAAAAAGAAGGAATGATTCACGAAGTAGTTTATGCCACACATCCTTTTGATGTTGTGGGCTGGGACGGCTACAATTTCCCATACGGATTCTCGATTCATAATTTCGAACCTATAACGGGACGTGTTCACCAACCGCCTCCGGTACACCAAACTTTTGAAACGGCCACTTTTGTCGTTTGTTCATTCTGCCCTAGACTTTACGATTATCACCCGAAAGCAATTCCGGCGCCATACAATCACAGCAATATAGATTCAGACGAAGTGCTATATTATGTAGATGGTGATTTTATGAGCCGTAATAATATAGAGCAAGGTCATATCACCTTACATCCAAAAGGAATTCCGCATGGTCCCGCACCAGGCGCAATGGAACGCAGCATTGGTCATAAAGAAACCCACGAATTAGCCGTTATGGTTGATACTTTCAGACCACTTATGGTAACCGAAGAAGCAATGGGATTAGATGATGGGCAATATTATAAATCCTGGACTGAATAATTAGCGAATCGATTTAACCGCAAAGTCCGCAAAGGATTTTACGCAAAGTTCACAAAGATTTCCTAGCTAAGTTTTATCAAAACAAGTTCACAAAGCTTTGCGTGCTTTGCAATTTTACAAAATCTTACTGATAAAATTCTTAGCGGACTTTGCGGTAAAAAAAAATCTTAA encodes:
- a CDS encoding patatin-like phospholipase family protein, with product MRPIQLSISNTRSKRFFSIAKKGASKVALFLQEKISFCLSQFSISIWGVQLVLFTLLFFNTQNSFSQENTEKAKQDEAKRPKIGLVLSGGGAKGFAHIGVLKVLEEAGIKIDYIGGTSMGSIIGGLYASGYNATQIDSIFKRTNFDELINDYIPRSSKNFYGKKNDELYAIVLPFSNFRVGIPEALSKGMYNYNLLSSLTRNVRHVRDFNKLPTPFLCIGTNIETGEEVLLNKGNLVQAMMASAAFPSLFTPVEIDGNLLVDGGVVNNYPIQEVRNLGADIIIGVDVQDDLMKRKNLKNATRILVQITNLQSIDKMKNKIKDTDVYIKPDIRDYGVISFDKGEQIIRKGEEAAFAVYEKIKTLVNEDNFYKKPKLKIATDTIQIEKINSDKLDNYTREYIRGKLRFKPGSTITYDDLKAGINNLNATQNFSAISYCLQPDGTKDDLDLVLKENPTQTYLKLGLHYDGLYKSAILLNLTHKKTFLKNDVTSLDIILGDNFRYDLNYYVENGFNISFGFRSRMNQFNRNVTTSISNLFAQNSNVNLINVDFLDITNQAYFQTIFVQKFLMGGGLEYKYLKIDSPTLSNTENTIEKSNYFSLFGYLKYDSFDNKYFPHTGLYFSGELQTYLASSDYTKQFKPFSIAKAEIAIARTLFRKATIKIGADAGFNIGSDSVPFFDFILGGFGYSKINNFNYFYGYDFLSIAGNSFIKAEINLDYEILKKNHINFTANFANLGDDIFTGVDWVSMPKYSGYAVGYGLETIIGPIEIKQSWSPEMSKSFTWFSIGFQF
- the uvrC gene encoding excinuclease ABC subunit UvrC, whose product is MQKPSLDLQIQTLPDNPGVYQYYDKEGKILYVGKAKNLKKRVSSYFNKIHDTAKTNVLVRKIVTIKHIVVPTETDALLLENNLIKTLQPRYNVLLRDDKSYPWICIKREPFSRIFSTRRMVKDGSEYFGPYTSFKTVHTILELIKELYPLRTCNYDLSKSNIDSGKFKVCLEYHIGNCKGPCEGLEPLEEYQRQVDAIREILKGNFKESMKDFKRLMNQYAQDLRFEEAQKIKEKIEVLENYQSRSTIVNPKITNIDVFSIVSDESTAYVNFLQISHGSIIRSHTLEMKKKLDETDEELLELAIIELRERFQLLSKEIIVPFEMNLGENIKTTVPQLGDKKQILDLSIRNAKFYRIEQLKQLQIVDPDRHTNRIMAQMQKDLRLPVEPRHIECFDNSNIQGTNPVAACVVFKDGKASKKDYRHFNVKTVEGPDDFASMTEIVYRRYKRLLEENQPLPQLIIIDGGKGQLSAALKSIDALELRGKIAIIGIAKRLEELFYPGDSIPLYLDKKSETLKVIQQLRNEAHRFGITFHRDKRSKAALNSSVESIPGIGEKTMLTLIQHFKSVKRLKLATEKEISDVVGVSKAKKIVDFYKTN
- a CDS encoding homogentisate 1,2-dioxygenase, whose amino-acid sequence is MPLYHKLGNFPQKRHTQFEKPNGGFYYEQLFGTEGFHGHSSLSYHVHRPTQVKEILNSYSVEPKIAIGKNIKSLLFKGFELKPENDFLDSRKAMLVNKDCIIGLAAPKESLRNYFYKNADADEMLFIHKGKGKLRTMLGNIPFEYGDYLIIPRGIIYQIEFETTENRLFYVESYSPFYTPKRYKNQSGQHLEHSPFCERDFILPNELETHDEKGDFLIKIKKEGMIHEVVYATHPFDVVGWDGYNFPYGFSIHNFEPITGRVHQPPPVHQTFETATFVVCSFCPRLYDYHPKAIPAPYNHSNIDSDEVLYYVDGDFMSRNNIEQGHITLHPKGIPHGPAPGAMERSIGHKETHELAVMVDTFRPLMVTEEAMGLDDGQYYKSWTE